In Armatimonadota bacterium, the following proteins share a genomic window:
- a CDS encoding glycosyltransferase family 9 protein encodes MRKILLVTKRRFMGDTVAATPAIRALRQAHPEARLTLMSGRAAIEAMQGCPWIAELIERQPKEDHRFLRDQGFDAAVVFDRSVNSAWTVWRARIPIRIGHRAESRALLLTHPVSQDPSLTEIESLCKLTEVLGATPKNLLPELWLSKEERQANRLPSGRWVGIQPGANDPDRRLWPPERWAPVARFLSKAGWQIAIFGVQNEAEYAEKFLSEYKGEVLNLVGKTTLREAMAKIAQCGLWLSSDTGLRHIAVSLGVPSVSVHNPNTGHRWGYRTEIHRTIYRPSDRKLTHSDAGKALREIQPEEIIETLQELLPQIAVNSAPSQ; translated from the coding sequence TTGCGAAAGATCCTGCTGGTTACTAAGCGACGCTTTATGGGCGACACGGTTGCGGCGACGCCCGCTATTCGAGCGCTGCGCCAGGCCCATCCCGAGGCCCGGTTGACGCTTATGTCCGGCAGGGCCGCTATCGAGGCGATGCAGGGCTGCCCCTGGATTGCCGAACTTATTGAGCGACAGCCCAAGGAAGATCACAGATTCCTGCGCGATCAGGGATTTGACGCCGCGGTTGTGTTCGATCGTTCGGTCAATTCTGCATGGACCGTGTGGAGGGCGAGAATACCGATCAGAATCGGTCATCGCGCCGAAAGCAGAGCGCTATTGCTGACCCATCCCGTCAGCCAAGACCCATCGCTCACCGAGATCGAGAGCCTGTGCAAACTGACCGAGGTCTTGGGCGCAACACCCAAGAATCTGCTCCCAGAATTGTGGCTTAGCAAAGAGGAGAGGCAGGCTAATCGGCTTCCGTCTGGCAGATGGGTCGGCATCCAGCCAGGCGCGAACGATCCCGACCGGCGGTTGTGGCCGCCGGAACGGTGGGCGCCGGTCGCTCGCTTTCTATCGAAAGCCGGGTGGCAGATTGCGATCTTTGGCGTTCAAAACGAGGCCGAGTATGCTGAGAAGTTTTTGTCCGAGTACAAGGGAGAGGTTCTCAATCTGGTTGGAAAGACCACATTGCGCGAAGCGATGGCCAAAATCGCTCAGTGCGGTCTCTGGCTCAGCAGCGATACGGGCCTGCGGCACATCGCAGTCTCGCTCGGGGTTCCCAGCGTCAGCGTTCACAATCCTAACACCGGCCATCGCTGGGGCTATCGGACGGAAATCCATCGCACGATCTATCGACCTTCGGACCGAAAGCTGACGCATTCCGATGCGGGAAAAGCCCTGAGAGAGATTCAGCCCGAGGAGATTATCGAGACTTTGCAGGAACTGTTGCCCCAGATAGCGGTCAATTCGGCGCCGTCCCAGTAG
- a CDS encoding glycosyltransferase family 9 protein: MLAECRRVLIVKLSSIGDVVHALPVSAAIKRSFPHIVLDWIVEDMSADMLIDNPCLDNLYILPRRKWKPKRYSISTWREGWTIAKQLRANRYDLAIDLQGLLKAAVWTVGCGAKRRYGYNRLREGSRFLMKRVERRPESVHVVDQYLDVPRFLGATVDPVEFPIQISPDDTAKADALLANVGIDREFVSLNPSAGREWKRWPVERFAELSDRIERDLGLQTLFVGGPGDVELGERAKGFKKEAFRSTIAQTTLKQLARVIQRSALHVCGDTGSAHIASAVGAACVSLFGPTDPDRTGPYGQREWAIYRPDGLSEIAVDEVFKLVELRLAKVAKDPAGY; this comes from the coding sequence ATGTTGGCCGAGTGTCGGCGAGTTCTTATCGTTAAGCTCAGTTCGATCGGGGATGTGGTGCACGCGCTGCCTGTTTCAGCGGCCATAAAACGATCGTTTCCGCATATCGTCCTTGATTGGATCGTGGAGGACATGAGCGCCGACATGCTGATCGACAACCCCTGTCTGGACAATCTTTACATCTTGCCGCGAAGGAAGTGGAAGCCAAAGCGCTATTCGATCTCGACATGGCGCGAAGGTTGGACGATCGCCAAGCAGCTTCGAGCCAATCGGTACGACCTGGCGATCGATCTTCAGGGATTGTTGAAGGCGGCTGTTTGGACGGTCGGATGCGGCGCCAAGCGGCGATATGGATACAATCGGCTTCGAGAGGGCTCGCGCTTTTTGATGAAGCGCGTAGAGAGGCGACCGGAAAGCGTCCACGTGGTGGACCAGTATCTGGATGTGCCACGGTTTTTGGGGGCGACGGTCGATCCGGTCGAGTTTCCGATCCAAATCTCGCCCGACGATACAGCGAAGGCGGACGCGCTGCTGGCTAACGTCGGGATCGACCGGGAGTTTGTCAGTCTCAATCCTTCGGCGGGTCGCGAGTGGAAACGATGGCCCGTGGAGCGTTTCGCCGAGCTTTCGGACCGAATTGAGCGCGATCTGGGTCTGCAGACGCTCTTTGTGGGCGGCCCAGGCGATGTAGAGTTGGGCGAGCGCGCAAAGGGCTTCAAGAAGGAGGCTTTTCGCTCGACCATCGCGCAGACGACGCTTAAGCAATTGGCAAGGGTTATCCAGAGGAGCGCTCTTCATGTCTGCGGCGATACGGGCAGCGCGCACATTGCGTCTGCAGTGGGCGCCGCTTGCGTATCCCTTTTTGGCCCTACCGATCCGGATCGAACGGGCCCTTATGGTCAGCGCGAATGGGCTATTTACCGGCCAGACGGCCTGTCTGAGATCGCAGTCGACGAAGTCTTCAAGTTGGTAGAACTGAGGTTGGCGAAAGTTGCGAAAGATCCTGCTGGTTACTAA